The genomic segment GATTTTAAAGCAGTAATATCAACATCTATACTGTTTAGTCTTTCGTTGACCCAGTTTTCATTTCCGCCGGTAACTTTTATGGTGATATCAAGATCAATTTTGTCTTCGTCCCAAGTTGATACTGTTATGTTTCCATATTTGTTATCAATATCAATTCCGGCATTTGAATTGACGATATACGTTTTCTTGATACTTTTTTGTTTAGAGATAAAAGTATCATCATTTGAAAATCCTAAAAAAGGAATTAAAACAAATAGAATAATTAAGTTATAATGTTTTCTCATCAGATGTGTTTTTTAAATTTTCGTTTTCTTCAATTTGTTTTAAAACAGTTTGCAAAAAAGAAATCCGTGTTTGCAGGTTGCTAATCATGGCGTAAATAATTTGTTTGTTTTCACCATTTTTTTGAAGCTCTTTAATAATTTTAGCATAATCTGCATCAAAAACTTTCATTTGTTTCAATGCATCGCTAATGATTTGCTCATTTTCAGGTGTGCTTTTTTCTTTTAGCTTAACTAATTCGTTGTCGATTAAAATGTTGAAGATAGAATCAGTACGCTGGGTTTCTTTAGAGGCAAACTTGAACTCTTTTGGTTTGTCATTTTTATAAAAAAAAGATATTCCTAACATCAATACAATTGAAGCTGCAACAGCCGTTACAAACCAATATTTTTTTTTGGATTGCTTTTTATTTAATTTATTTAAGAAATCAACCTGATGATCAGAATTCATTTCCTGAATATCCCATTGATTTTCAAACTTGCTAAATAATTGATCTAAATTGTCATTTTCCTTTTTCATATCTCCTCTAATTTTTTTCTTAAACTTTCTTTAGCCCTGCTTAATGTGGTCCGGCAATTCGCATAACTAATATTCAAAATTTCGCAAATCTCTTCCTGATCATAACCTTCAATATAAAAGAGCGTCAAAACCATACGATAATTATCTTTTAATGATAAAATAGTATCCAAAACCTGTTTCACCTTAAGTGAATTCAGATCAATATTCTCAGAAAAAAAGCTGTCATTTTCTTCTACTTTATAAAGTGTTTTGCTCAAATCTTCGACCTGAAAAGCATTATTCTTTTTATAAAAATCAATACTATAATTGATAATTATTTTTTTTAGCCACGCTCCAAAAGCAACTTCTTGCTTGTAGTCCTTAATTTTTGTAAATGCTTTCAAAAAACCTTCCTGCATGACGTCCTGTGCAAAATGTTCGTCCTTTACAATACGGTATGCCACGTTATACATAGCTTTACAGTAACGGTTGTAAACTTCGAATTGAGCCTTTTGATTGTTTTCTTTACAAAGCGCGATTAATTCTTCGATATTTTGGTTGGTTATGTTCAAGTATTGGTTGCTAGTTTTTTATAATGACTTTGCTTTTTTTGGTTTGTTACACTTTTGAGAAAAATATTTTTATTTTTTACTTAAATGTTATTAAAGCTTATCCCAATATCAATTTTAGAAAGTTTAAAAATAATAATTATCGTAAGATTTTTACGTAAATATTTGGTTTTTAATTACTTGAACATGAATTTTAATTTTAAGAATTAGTTTGTTAAAAAAAATATAAAATACAGGAATTTTTATACTATTTTTGATCTACCAAAAAACAAATTTATCCTATGAAAAAATTAAAAGCTACAATTTTTGTGACATTGTGTATGTCATTATTTTTATTAAACTCATGTCAGAGTAATTCTAGCGATGATAATGGCGCAGAAGCTTCAACTGGAGATTATTGGCCAACTGCGGTTGGTAACCAATGGGTTATGAATCAAAACGGATCAGAAGTTGCAATGAAGATTATTTCTACAGAAAGTATAAAAGGAGATACTTACTTTAAGTTTAATCAGTTTGTCGGTATTACTAATGAAATTTCCGGGACAGGTTTAATCTCGATTAAAAAAGTGAAAGGAGATTATTATCTAAAGGTTGATGATCTTGTTTATGATTATAGTGGTTTTACAGCTAAAGCAAAAGGTTTTGAATATTTATTATTTAAAGATTATTTAGATGTGAATAAAACTTGGACAGGAAGTTTTATCCAAGAAACTACAGTTAATATTCCTAATTTTCCAGGTATGAAAATGACAGTCAATTATACAGGAACTATTTTGGAAAAAGCTACTACGGTTACTGTAAATGGAACAACTTATAAAGATGTTATTAAGTTCAAATTCCATCAGGAAGCTAAAATGGATACGCAACCTACAACTTATTTAGATGCAGAATATTGGATTGCAAAAGATGTTGGAGTTGTAAAAATGACTTCAGGTGAGACTACCAGTACTTTAAAAAGCTACGTTGTTAAA from the uncultured Flavobacterium sp. genome contains:
- a CDS encoding RNA polymerase sigma factor; protein product: MNITNQNIEELIALCKENNQKAQFEVYNRYCKAMYNVAYRIVKDEHFAQDVMQEGFLKAFTKIKDYKQEVAFGAWLKKIIINYSIDFYKKNNAFQVEDLSKTLYKVEENDSFFSENIDLNSLKVKQVLDTILSLKDNYRMVLTLFYIEGYDQEEICEILNISYANCRTTLSRAKESLRKKLEEI
- a CDS encoding anti-sigma factor, with the translated sequence MKKENDNLDQLFSKFENQWDIQEMNSDHQVDFLNKLNKKQSKKKYWFVTAVAASIVLMLGISFFYKNDKPKEFKFASKETQRTDSIFNILIDNELVKLKEKSTPENEQIISDALKQMKVFDADYAKIIKELQKNGENKQIIYAMISNLQTRISFLQTVLKQIEENENLKNTSDEKTL